The DNA region GAAGTCGACCTCGTGCTGATGGACATCATGATGCCGGAGATGGACGGCCTGACGGCGATCGCGCACATCCGCCGCGACCCGCGCTTCGCGCAACTGCCCATCGTCGCGCTGACGGCGAAAGCGATGGCGCAAGACCGCATGCGCTGCCTCGAAGCGGGCGCCGACGACTACATCTCGAAGCCCATCGACGTCGACAAGCTGATCTCGCTGTGCCGCGTCTGGCTGCGGCAGCGCTAGGCGCAAGGAACCGTCAGCCATGAGCCGCATCTCGTACGACGATTCACCGCAACGCATGCACGATTTCAACATCGAGTTGAAGCTGTTGCTGGAAGCGATCTATCTGAAGTACCAGCACGACTTCCGCCGCTACTCGATGTCCTCGCTGCGGCGGCGTCTTATGCAGGCGCTCGACGAGTTCGGCGTGAGCTCGCTGTCGCAGTTGCAGGACAGGATCATGCGCAACGAGGCGGACTTCGTGCGGCTCTTTCACTACCTGACGGTGCAGGTCAGCGACATGTTCCGCGACCCGGACTACTTTCTCGCGCTGCGCAACCACGTGCTGCCCGTGCTGCAAACGTATCCGTCGATCAAGGTGTGGGTGGCCGGCTGCAGCACGGGCGAGGAACTGTGGTCGTTGAAAATCCTGTTCGACGAAGCAGGTCTCACCGAGCGCACGCTCTTCTACGCAACCGACATCAATCCCGACGCGCTGGCGCGGGCCGAAGCGGGTATTTACGCGCTCGACCGGATCGCGGGCTTCACCCG from Paraburkholderia caribensis includes:
- a CDS encoding CheR family methyltransferase; translation: MSRISYDDSPQRMHDFNIELKLLLEAIYLKYQHDFRRYSMSSLRRRLMQALDEFGVSSLSQLQDRIMRNEADFVRLFHYLTVQVSDMFRDPDYFLALRNHVLPVLQTYPSIKVWVAGCSTGEELWSLKILFDEAGLTERTLFYATDINPDALARAEAGIYALDRIAGFTRNYLAAGGKRSLADYYHAAYSGARFSGSLKERVVFADHSLSTDEVFLEAHLVSCRNVLIYFDRGLQDRALGLFKDTLVRRGFLGLGSKESLRFSTQYDAFEEFRERERIYQKR